Proteins from a genomic interval of Niabella soli DSM 19437:
- the mnmA gene encoding tRNA 2-thiouridine(34) synthase MnmA, with protein MIITLYVDIQHITSYKIDQRETHNPASSYTAYIHKMLVYLCTLLFIMSKKGKVLVAMSGGIDSTVAALMLNDEGYEVIGITMKTWDYTGSGGGKKETGCCNVDSFNDARMAAVQHGFPHFILDIREEFGDFVVNDFVEEYLAGRTPNPCVLCNTHIKWRALLKRADALGCDFIATGHYAKVRQHDNGRFVISKAIDATKDQSYVLWGVDQDLLARTLLPLGGYHKTEIRQMAMDYGYPELAKKSESYEICFVPDNDYRSFLKRRVDGLEERVNGGNFVDKSGKVLGQHKGYPFYTIGQRKGLDIALGKPAFVTEINPDTNTVVLGDEEDLEKNEMHVTRINYIKYDSITPGMEATTKIRYKDSGTLSSLTPEGNDIKVSFYQNAKGIAPGQSAVFYEGDDVIGGGIIRTEYKLSL; from the coding sequence ATGATAATTACGCTGTATGTTGATATTCAACATATTACCAGTTATAAAATCGATCAGAGGGAAACGCACAACCCTGCAAGCTCCTACACCGCCTATATTCACAAAATGTTGGTTTATCTTTGCACGCTATTATTTATTATGAGCAAGAAAGGAAAAGTTTTGGTGGCCATGAGCGGCGGTATCGACAGCACGGTGGCTGCATTGATGTTGAATGACGAAGGGTATGAAGTGATCGGCATCACCATGAAAACCTGGGATTACACGGGCAGTGGCGGAGGCAAAAAGGAAACCGGCTGCTGCAATGTAGATAGTTTTAACGATGCCCGGATGGCAGCGGTCCAGCACGGCTTTCCTCATTTTATCCTGGATATACGCGAAGAGTTCGGAGATTTTGTAGTGAATGATTTTGTGGAGGAATACCTGGCGGGACGTACGCCCAACCCCTGTGTACTGTGCAATACTCATATTAAATGGCGCGCTTTATTAAAAAGAGCTGATGCCCTGGGCTGCGATTTTATCGCCACCGGGCATTATGCTAAAGTACGTCAGCACGATAATGGTCGTTTTGTGATCAGCAAGGCGATTGACGCTACAAAAGACCAGAGCTATGTGCTTTGGGGCGTAGACCAGGACCTGCTGGCACGGACGTTGTTGCCGCTGGGGGGCTATCATAAAACCGAGATCCGCCAGATGGCGATGGATTATGGCTACCCCGAGCTGGCTAAAAAAAGCGAAAGCTACGAGATCTGCTTTGTTCCGGACAACGATTACCGTTCTTTTTTAAAGCGCCGGGTTGACGGACTGGAGGAGCGCGTGAACGGAGGCAATTTTGTAGATAAATCGGGAAAGGTCCTGGGCCAACATAAGGGCTATCCTTTTTATACGATCGGGCAGCGCAAAGGGCTGGACATTGCCCTGGGCAAGCCGGCATTTGTTACAGAGATTAACCCGGATACCAATACGGTTGTATTGGGCGATGAAGAAGATCTTGAAAAAAATGAAATGCATGTAACGCGGATCAATTATATCAAATATGACAGCATTACGCCGGGTATGGAAGCAACCACCAAGATCCGTTATAAAGACAGTGGCACCTTGTCCAGCTTGACTCCCGAAGGCAATGACATCAAAGTTTCCTTTTATCAGAATGCCAAAGGCATTGCTCCTGGACAAAGCGCCGTTTTTTACGAAGGCGATGATGTGATCGGCGGTGGGATTATTCGTACCGAATACAAGCTTTCGCTTTAA
- a CDS encoding DoxX family protein: protein MKPFLILIITFILSLAAYKIFTGAGNTAVAGCIAMAVMLLFTGIAHFAKPKEMEHMLPPVVPARIFLILVTGIFEIAAAIGLMIPQTRMLTGWSLIVFFLLILPANIYAAVAPKTKTDFTGQGLKYLWFRVPLQLFFIIWVYIFAVAS from the coding sequence ATGAAACCCTTTCTGATACTTATTATCACTTTTATTCTTAGCCTGGCGGCATATAAAATTTTTACCGGCGCTGGTAATACTGCAGTGGCAGGTTGTATTGCGATGGCAGTAATGCTGCTGTTTACCGGTATCGCGCATTTTGCAAAGCCAAAAGAAATGGAGCACATGCTGCCTCCGGTTGTGCCGGCACGCATTTTTCTGATCCTGGTGACGGGAATATTTGAAATAGCGGCAGCGATCGGATTAATGATACCACAAACAAGAATGCTGACGGGCTGGTCGCTGATCGTTTTTTTTCTCTTGATCCTGCCGGCGAATATTTATGCAGCCGTCGCGCCAAAAACAAAAACAGATTTTACCGGCCAAGGGCTAAAGTATTTATGGTTCCGTGTTCCCCTGCAATTATTTTTTATTATCTGGGTATATATCTTTGCGGTTGCAAGCTAA